One window from the genome of Neospora caninum Liverpool complete genome, chromosome VI encodes:
- a CDS encoding putative PAK1 interacting protein, giving the protein MPDSAADTLPVVTLGTYDGGLMGYTVQPVPSPAERKGKVHRDQLQELKVAFAVNAHVGCVKAVASTPSLLLTGSTDESIRIYNLETRRELGVLTTPAGGTVTCLALIGNAFLLSGDSRGRVKLWRGASWELLRSLDTTNPGKNGKGKKSSARKARDATDDPDEEDEHIAQGRRAVKSVAVHPSGRLCLVVTEDGILQMWNLLTATCAARHVLGARERVESVRWPPQLATSLYGRLTAREVSLHNMAHSRSASFPVEAVKSKEREAGAPVMWTAFCFASEAVLLVGDSHGGIWGVHLPESLLNSAAADGTQPALCPRFVFKGKHASRIKGLEIVGVEQVSSSEALISFVSADAGGCMHLWRFRGPAKPASSAGKKKEGKGDLVTFSPDARVDTRCRVTCLSSSVTPAALSHQSPTEAPSFSGNRKEANGETPQKEQDDDEEEEEEEEEDEEEEEDEEEEEEEEEDEEEEEDEEEEDDEEAEDEESEQVEEGLTRRPKGNGKEGKNVGSLPSAGGRINRPSQGASLLKGREAPSQVLARRDERKRSRGGETQPVGKGKKAKAVPHGFMEDKREEKKERKQKRGAFPVSAGKPSKNPKR; this is encoded by the exons aggaaaagtCCACCGAGACCAACTCCAGGAACTGAAAGTTGCCTTCGCTGTAAATGCTCATGTG GGTTGTGTCAAGGCAGTTGCAAGCACTCCCAGCCTTCTTCTCACCGGCAGCACTGACGAGAGCATCCG CATTTACAatctggagacgcgccgcgaaCTGGGCGTTTTGACCACGCCCGCGGGCGGGACTGTGACGTGTTTGGCGCTGAttggaaacgcgtttctcctctccggaGACTCCCGTGGGCGTGTGAAACTTTGGCGAGGCGCCTCCTGGGAGTTGCTCCGCTCGCTCGACACGACGAATCCcgggaagaacgggaaaggaaagaaatcCAGTGCGAGAAAGGCCCGCGACGCCACAGACGAccccgacgaggaagacgagcacATTGCTCAGGGCCGCAGAGCCGTGAAAAGCGTCGCCGTGCATCCCAGCGGACGTCTTTGCCTGGTTGTGACGGAAGACGGAATCCTGCAGATGTGGAATCTCCTCACAGCGACTTGCGCAGCTCGCCACGTCCTCGGAG CACGGGAGCGCGTGGAAAGCGTCCGCTGGCCGCCGCAGCTCGCCACTTCGCTCTACGGCAGACTGACGGCGCGAGAAGTTTCTCTCCACAACATGGCACACTCGCGatctgcgtcttttcccgtCGAGGCGGTCAAGAGcaaggagcgagaggcaggcgctCCAGTGATGT GGACGGCCTTTTGTTTCGCCAGCGAGGCGGTACTCCTGGTGGGCGACAGCCACGGCGGCATCTGGGGTGTACATCTCCCAGAGTCGTTACTGAACAGTGCGGCGGCGGACGGGACGCAGCCTGCACTTTGTCCGAGGTTCGTCTTTAAAGGGAAGCATGCGTCGCGCATTAAAGGCCTCGAGATCGTTGGCGTTGAGCAG GTTTCCTCGTCAGAGGCGCTCATTTCCTTTGTGAGCGCCGACGCGggtggctgcatgcatctgtggCGTTTCCGGGGGCCCGCGAAACCTGCCTCGTcggcaggaaagaagaaagaaggcaaaggCGACCTTGTAACCTTTTCTCCTGACGC gcgcgTGGACACACGGTGCAGAGTGACGTGCCTGTCGAGCAGCGTGACGCCGGCGGCGCTGTCGCATCAGAGCCCCACGGAGGCGCCATCTTTCTCTGGAAACAGGAAGGAAGCAAACGGTGAGACGCCGCAAAAGGAACAAGACGatgatgaagaagaggaagaagaagaggaagaagatgaagaagaagaggaagatgaagaagaggaagaagaagaggaagaagatgaagaagaagaggaagatgaagaagaagaggacgatgaagaagcggaagatgaagaaagCGAACAGGTTGAAGAGGGGCTGACGAGGAGGCCTAAAGGAAATggaaaggaggggaagaatGTTGGCTCGCTGCCTTCGGCAGGCGGTCGCATCAACCGACCGTCCCAAGGCGCATCTCTTCTCAAGGGCCGTGAAGCGCCGTCGCAGGTGCTTGCACGGCGAGACGAACGGAAGCGAAGTCGAGGGGGGGAAACACAGCCAgtgggaaaaggaaagaaagcaaaagcAGTGCCTCACGGGTTCATGGAGgacaagcgagaggaaaagaaggaaagaaagcagaagagaggggcgTTTCCGGTGTCTGCAGGGAAACCCTCGAAGAACCCCAAACGGTGA
- a CDS encoding Lysophosphatidic acid acyltransferase, related, which produces MASTPVRILMTIYFYFVVSVFFLLAFITEAAGFIVLLPLMLTLKGFRRRVLSFTFQVYMEMDPWVVTSVIFPWLAVFVIKESLSRVPIAGWCLWLAEYVSVRFTKERGGWGTAPGAVKECMQKAAEVLDTGCSLVVFPEGTRSVSGRLQPFKDGFFRLAVEQSDVEVLPIGIHGTHNLWPVTSKLVDSGTVYVKYADPIRAQGMTAEALKEKTHQAIFDCLKASPDFDAQNEQPLTHMASHRGHGL; this is translated from the exons ATGGCGTCCACACCAGTTCGGATCTTGATGACGATTTACTTCTACTTCGTTGTCTCGgtgttctttctcctcgccttcatCACTGAAGCTGCCGGGTTCATCGTCCTCCTCCCCTTGATGCTGACGCTGAAAGGTTTCCGTCGCCGCGTTCTCAGCTTCACCTTCCAGGTGTACATGGAAATGG ATCCGTGGGTGGTGACTTCCGTCATCTTCCCCTGGTTAGCTGTCTTTGTCATCAaggagtctctctcccgagtCCCAATCGCCGGGTGGTGTCTTTGGCTAGCCGAATATGTCAGTGTGAGATTCACCAAGGAGCGGGGCGGATGGGGAACTGCCCCAGGCGCCGTAAAggagtgcatgcag AAAGCCGCCGAAGTTCTGGACACTGGCTGCTCGCTGGTGGTCTTCCCTGAGGGCACCCGCAGCGTCTCCGGTCGCCTGCAGCCGTTCAAAGACGGTTTTTTCCGACTCGCGGTTGAGCAGTCAGATGTGGAAGTTCTTCCAATCG GCATTCACGGCACCCACAATCTATGGCCAGTTACCAGCAAGCTAGTCGACTCTGGGACGGTGTATGTGAAATACGCCGATCCCATTCGTGCTCAG GGGATGACAGCAGAAGCcttgaaagagaagacgcaccaAGCGATCTTTGACTGCTTGAAGGCCAGCCCGGACTTCGACGCTCAGAACGAACAGCCTCTCACGCACATGGCTTCGCATCGCGGCCATGGCCTCTGA